GACCATCTGGCCCTCGGTGTAGAGGCGCTCCTCGAGGATGCCGTCGACCCGGGCACGCACCTGCACCTCCCGGGAACCCCGTGCGCGGGCCGCATACTCCTCGATCACCTCCACGCTGCGCGGCTCCACGCCCACCACGACGACCGGGGGGGGCGGGCGGTCGCCGCCACCGCCGCCGGGCGCTCCGGCCTGATCGTTGTCCTGACCGCAGGCGGACAGCCCGACGGCCATCAGGCCCGCCAGGGCAAGGATTCTCAGGGGCCTGTGCCTCTTCAGGGGTGCCAATCGCATGGAAGTCTCCTGTCAGGGTGGTGTCGCACGGGAAGAGCGAGGGCGCCAACTTCTGCGGTGGGCGCTGCAGCGCGGGATTGTAGCTACATTCGTGTATGTATACTACCCGACTTCGCCCACCGCACCCGCTGCCGTAAAAAAAAAAACCGCCCGGGGCGGGCGGCAAGGCAGGGTGGGTACAGACGGGACTTGAAACGAGAAAAAAGAGGTCATTTCAAGTGGAGGGCGAACCACCCTCGCCAGCAATATTGGACCACGGTTATCCATATTTCAACATTTGTATAGCTTTATGCCCTCGACCCCACCTCGCCCCGTCGCTAACCTGCCTCCAGGAGTTTTCGTGGAGCCCCCCCCGGAGAGATGAGATGGATGCCCTGGAACTGGTTCGCCTGGACGGGCTGGAGCTTGCCGCCCGGATCTGGCACCCCGACGCACCCCGAACCCTGGTGGCCTGGCACGGCCTGGCACGGCACGGCGGCGACTTCGCCGCCCTGGCCCGCCGCCTCGGTCCCGAGTGGCGACTGATCGCCCCGGACACCCCCGGCCGCGGCCTCTCCGGCTGGTCGCCGCAGCCGCCCCACGACTACCGCTACGCCCGCTATGCCGAGCTGGCCGTCGCCCTGCTCGACCACTTCGGGCTGGAGCGGGTGTCCTGGGTCGGCACCTCCATGGGGGGCCTGCTGGGCATGCGCCTGGCCGCCGAGCCCGATACCGCCTCGCGCATCGAACGCCTGGTGCTCAACGATATCGGCCCGGAGCTCGAGCCCGCCGGGCTTGCCGATATCGCCTCCTACTTCGCCCGGCCCCACCGCTTCGACAGCTTCTCCGACCTGGCGGCGGAGCTGCGTCGCCACTACGCCGGCTTCGGTCTGGAGAGCGATGCGGCCTGGCGCGAGATGGCCCTGGGCAGCGCCCGGCGCCTCCCCGACGGCGGCTGGAGCTTTCACTTCGACCCGCGCATCGCCGAGCAGTTTGCCCAGGACACACCCCGGGACCTGTGGGCGGACTGGGCCACCATCGCCTGCCCGCTGATGGTGATTCGCGGCGCCGACTCGCCCCTGCTCAGCGCCGGTGCCGTGGAGAGGATGGCCGAGGCCCAGCCCGGGCTGGTCGCCCTCGAGGCCCCCGGCTGCGGCCATGCCCCGATGCTGGACCGCCCCGAGCAGGTCGAGCCGCTGCGCGCCTTCCTCACCCGCTGACGCGGCCCGCCGCGAAGGGCCCTCCACAAAAAAGCCGCCCGGGGCGGGGCGGCAAGAGCAAGGGACTGGAGGAAGCGCGGAAAGGGGGGTCACTCGGGCAACAGTACCGCGTCGATCACGTGGATGACGCCATTGCTGGCCTCGATGTCGGCCTGGATCACGTTGGCCTCGTTGATCATCACGCTGCCGTCCATGGTGGTGATGGTGATCTCCTGGCCCTGAACGGTCTCGGCGCTCTCCAGCCCCATGGCGTCCTCGGCCATCACCTTGCCGGCCACCACATGGTAGGTGAGGATCGCCTGCAGGGTCTCCTGGTTCTCGGGCAGCAGCAGCTCCTCCAGGGTGCCCTCGGGCAGGGCGGCAAAGGCTTCGTCGGTGGGCGCGAAGACGGTGAAGGGACCCTCGCCCTTCAGGGTGTCGACCAGGCCCGCTGCCTCGACGGCGGCCACCAGGGTCTCGAACTCCCCCGCCGCCACGGCGGTGTCGACGATGTCAGGATGGCCGTGATCATGGTTGCCGGCCTGAACGGCGCCGGCCATCATCAGACCGGTCGCACCGATGCTCATCCAGCGGGTTACTGCCTTGAAGCTTGTCATGGTCTTGCTCCTCGAATGCCTGCCCGGGGGCAGTTCGTCAGGGGTATCGCTATTGTACGCGACAGATTATTTGTACACCTTGTGAACAAGAAGTTCACGGCCCGAGCACTTTTTTTTCTACAGGAGGGTTGATCATGTACAAGCTGGCCTTCTTCGTCCCCGTGGAGGACGCCGAGGCGGTCAAGGAAGCCGTATTCGCCACCGGCGCCGGGCGCATCGGCGACTACGAGGCGTGCTGTTTCCAGACGCCGGGCACCGGGCAGTTCCGCCCGCTGGCCGGCGCCAACCCGCATATCGGCCGCGTCGGCGAGCTGGAGCGCGTCGAGGAGCTCAAGGTGGAGCTGGTCTGCGAGGACGACCGCATCCAGGCCGCCGTGGCCGCGCTCAGGCTGGCCCACCCCTACGAGGAGCCGGCCTATGACGTCTGGAAGCTGGAGACCTTCGACTGACGCTCAGGCGGAACCAGCGTCAGGCAGAACCAATGTCAGGCAGAGCCACCGTCAGGCTGAGCCAAAGTAGCGCTCGCGATCCTCGGGGGTGATGTCGCTGACGTGCAGCGGAAACCGCTGATCGCGGCGGTCGGCGTAGAAGTGGCGCAGGGTGCGTTCGATGGTGGGAAAGGCGAGCTCCTCCCAGGGGATCTCGTGCTCCTCGAACAGCGCCACCTCCAGGCTCTCGGGGCCGGGGCCGAAGCCGCCGGTGAGATCGGCCCGGAAGATCATGTAGACCTGGTTGATGTGGGGCAGGTTGATCAGGGTGTAGAGCCCGTGGATATCGACCTCGGCGCAGGCCTCCTCGCGGGTCTCCCGGGCGGCCGCCTCCACGGTGGTCTCGGCGTTCTCCATGTAGCCCGCCGGCAGGGTCCAGTACCCCTTGCGCGGGGCGATGGCGCGGCGGCAGAGCAGGACCCGGGTGCCGCTCACCGGCAGGGTGCCGGCCACGATGCGCGGGTTCTGGTAGTGGACGGTGCCGCACTCGTCGCACAGGTGGCGGGGGCGGTCATCCCCCTCGGGAATCGCGAAGCGCACGGTGTGGCCGCAGTGGCTGCAGAAGTTCATGGGGCTCCCGGGCAGGCTGGCGGGCTTGACGCCGCGGAAGGCGGCCGGGTAGAAGGAATCAAACCCGATGGAAACCCCATGTTAGAGAATCT
The Halomonas alkalicola DNA segment above includes these coding regions:
- a CDS encoding fasciclin domain-containing protein; the protein is MTSFKAVTRWMSIGATGLMMAGAVQAGNHDHGHPDIVDTAVAAGEFETLVAAVEAAGLVDTLKGEGPFTVFAPTDEAFAALPEGTLEELLLPENQETLQAILTYHVVAGKVMAEDAMGLESAETVQGQEITITTMDGSVMINEANVIQADIEASNGVIHVIDAVLLPE
- a CDS encoding NUDIX hydrolase → MNFCSHCGHTVRFAIPEGDDRPRHLCDECGTVHYQNPRIVAGTLPVSGTRVLLCRRAIAPRKGYWTLPAGYMENAETTVEAAARETREEACAEVDIHGLYTLINLPHINQVYMIFRADLTGGFGPGPESLEVALFEEHEIPWEELAFPTIERTLRHFYADRRDQRFPLHVSDITPEDRERYFGSA
- a CDS encoding Nif3-like dinuclear metal center hexameric protein, yielding MYKLAFFVPVEDAEAVKEAVFATGAGRIGDYEACCFQTPGTGQFRPLAGANPHIGRVGELERVEELKVELVCEDDRIQAAVAALRLAHPYEEPAYDVWKLETFD
- a CDS encoding alpha/beta fold hydrolase → MDALELVRLDGLELAARIWHPDAPRTLVAWHGLARHGGDFAALARRLGPEWRLIAPDTPGRGLSGWSPQPPHDYRYARYAELAVALLDHFGLERVSWVGTSMGGLLGMRLAAEPDTASRIERLVLNDIGPELEPAGLADIASYFARPHRFDSFSDLAAELRRHYAGFGLESDAAWREMALGSARRLPDGGWSFHFDPRIAEQFAQDTPRDLWADWATIACPLMVIRGADSPLLSAGAVERMAEAQPGLVALEAPGCGHAPMLDRPEQVEPLRAFLTR